From Pan troglodytes isolate AG18354 chromosome 9, NHGRI_mPanTro3-v2.0_pri, whole genome shotgun sequence, the proteins below share one genomic window:
- the SART1 gene encoding U4/U6.U5 tri-snRNP-associated protein 1 — protein MGSSKKHRGEKEAAGTTAAAGTGGATEQPPRHREHKKHKHRSGGSGGSGGERRKRSRERGGERGSGRRGAEAEARSSTHGRERSQAEPSERRVKREKRDDGYEAAASSKTSSGDASSLSIEETNKLRAKLGLKPLEVNAIKKEAGTKEEPVTADVINPMALRQREELREKLAAAKEKRLLNQKLGKIKTLGEDDPWLDDTAAWIERSRQLQKEKDLAEKRAKLLEEMDQEFGVSTLVEEEFGQRRQDLYSARDLQGLTVEHAIDSFREGETMILTLKDKGVLQEEEDVLVNVNLVDKERAEKNVELRKKKPDYLPYAEDESVDDLAQQKPRSILSKYDEELEGERPHSFRLEQGGTADGLRERELEEIRAKLRLQAQSLSTVGPRLASEYLTPEEMVTFKKTKRRVKKIRKKEKEVVVRADDLLPLGDQTQDGDFGSRLRGRGRRRVSEVDEEKEPVPQPLPSDDTRVENMDISDEEEGGAPPPGSPQVLEEDEAELELQKQLEKGRRLRQLQQLQQLRDSGEKVVEIVKKLESRQRGWEEDEDPERKGAIVFNATSEFCRTLGEIPTYGLAGNREEQEELMDFERDEERSANGGSESDGEENIGWSTVNLDEEKQQQDFSASSTTILDEEPIVNRGLAAALLLCQNKGLLETTVQKVARVKAPNKSLPSAVYCIEDKMAIDDKYSRREEYRGFTQDFKEKDGYKPDVKIEYVDETGRKLTPKEAFRQLSHRFHGKGSGKMKTERRMKKLDEEALLKKMSSSDTPLGTVALLQEKQKAQKTPYIVLSGSGKSMNANTITK, from the exons ATGGGGTCGTCCAAGAAGCATCGCGGAGAGAAGGAGGCGGCCGGGACGACGGCGGCGGCCGGCACCGGGGGTGCCACCGAGCAGCCGCCGCGGCACCGGGAACACAAAAAACACAAGCACCGGAGTGGCGGCAGTGGCGGTAGCGGTGGCGAACGACGGAAGCGGAGCCGGGAACGTGGGGGCGAGCGCGGGAGCGGGCGGCGCGGGGCCGAAGCTGAGGCCCGGAGCAGCACGCACGGGCGGGAGCGCAGCCAGGCAGAGCCCTCCGAGCGGCGCGTGAAGCGGGAGAAGCGCGATGACGGCTACGAGGCCG CTGCCAGCTCCAAAACTAGCTCAGGCGATGCCTCCTCACTCAGCATCGAGGAGACTAA CAAACTCCGGGCAAAGTTGGGGCTGAAACCCTTGGAGGTTAATGCCATCAAGAAGG AGGCGGGCACCAAGGAGGAGCCCGTGACAGCTGATGTCATCAACCCTATGGCCTTGCGACAGCGAGAGGAGCTGCGGGAGAAGCTGGCGGCTGCCAAGGAGAAGCGCCTGCTGAACCAAAAGCTGGG GAAGATAAAGACCCTAGGAGAGGATGACCCCTGGCTGGACGACACTGCAGCCTGGATCGAGAGGAGCCGGCAGCTGCAGAAGGAGAAGGACCTGGCAGAGAAGAGG GCCAAGTTACTGGAGGAGATGGACCAAGAGTTTGGTGTCAGCACTCTGGTGGAGGAGGAGTTCGGGCAGAGGCGGCAG GACCTGTACAGTGCCCGGGACCTGCAGGGCCTCACCGTGGAGCATGCCATTGATTCCTTCCGAGAAGGGGAGACAATGATTCTCACCCTCAAGGACAAAG GCGtgctgcaggaggaggaggacgtGCTGGTGAACGTGAACCTGGTGGATAAGGAGCGGGCAGAGAAAAATGTGGAGCTGCGGAAGAAGAAGCCTGACTACCTGCCCTATGCCGAGGACGAGAGCGTGGACGACCTGGCGCAG CAAAAACCTCGCTCTATCCTGTCCAAGTATGACGAAGAGCTTGAAGGGGAGCGGCCACATTCCTTCCGCTTGGAGCAGGGCGGCACGGCTGATGGCCTGCGGGAGCGGGAGCTGGAGGAGATCCGGGCCAAGCTGCGGCTGCAGGCTCAATCCCTGAGCACAGTGGGGCCCCGGCTGGCCTCCGAATACCTCACGCCTGAGGAGATG GTGACCTTTAAAAAGACCAAGCGGAGGGTGAAGAAAATCcgcaagaaggagaaggaggtagTAGTGCGGGCAGATGACTTGCTGCCTCTCGGGGACCAGACTCAGGATGGGGACTTTGGTTCCAG ACTGCGGGGACGGGGTCGCCGCCGAGTGTCCGAGGTGGATGAGGAGAAGGAGCCTGTGCCTCAGCCCCTGCCGTCGGACGACACCCGAGTGGAGAACATGGACATCAGTGATGAGG AGGAAGGTGGAGCTCCACCGCCGGGGTCCCCGCAGGTGCTGGAGGAGGACGAGGCGGAGCTGGAGCTGCAGAAGCAGCTGGAGAAGGGACGCCGGCTGCGACAGTTACAGCAGCTACAGCAGCTGCGAGACAGTGGCGAGAAG GTGGTGGAGATTGTGAAGAAGCTGGAGTCTCGGCAGCGGGgctgggaggaggatgaggatccCGAGCGGAAGGGGGCCATCGTGTTCAACGCCACGTCCGAGTTCTGCCGCACCTTGGGGGAGATCCCCACCTACGGGCTGGCTGGCAATCGCGAGGAGCAGGAGGAGCTCATG GACTTTGAACGGGATGAGGAGCGCTCAGCCAACGGTGGCTCCGAATCTGACGGGGAGGAGAACATCGGCTGGAGCACGGTGAACCTGGAcgaggagaagcagcagcaggat TTCTCTGCTTCCTCCACCACCATCCTGGACGAGGAACCGATCGTGAATAGGGGGCTGGCAGCTGCCCTGCTCCTGTGTCAGAACAAAG GGCTGCTGGAGACCACAGTGCAGAAGGTGGCCCGGGTGAAGGCCCCCAACAAGTCGCTGCCCTCAGCCGTGTACTGCATCGAGGATAAGAT GGCCATCGATGACAAGTACAGCCGGAGGGAGGAATACCGAGGCTTCACACAGGACTTCAAGGAGAAGGACGGCTACAAACCCGACGTTAAGATCGAATACGTGGATGAGACGGGCCGGAAACTCACACCCAAGGAG GCTTTCCGGCAGCTGTCGCACCGCTTCCATGGCAAGGGCTCAGGCAAGATGAAGACAGAGCGGCGGATGAAGAAGCTGGACGAGGAGGCG CTCCTGAAGAAGATGAGCTCCAGCGACACGCCCCTGGGCACCGTGGCCCTGCTCCAGGAGAAGCAGAAGGCTCAGAAGACCCCCTACATCGTGCTCAGCGGCAGCGGCAAGAGCATGAACGC GAACACCATCACCAAGTGA